CACCAGCAGGTGCGACAGGAACTTCGTCGGCGCGAAGTAGCCGTTGTCGAGCTGGTCCTGCTCGTCGTCCTGGTAGGTCAGATAGCGCAGGGCATAGGCGACGCTGATGCGCGGCCGCCGGACCGGCAGCAGGACCGAGACGTTGACGTTGATTACGCTGCGCTGGTTGTCGTCCGAGAACCAGGCGTGCTGGGCCCCGCCCCGCAGGCGCCAGCGCTCGGCGAAGCGCCAGTCGACGCGGGCGTCCGCGGCGCTCAGGCGGATGTGGTTGTCGATGATGCGCGCCGTGTCGAACAGCGCCTGGCGCGACACCCCGAGACCCCATCCGAAGTTCCGCGCCAAGTAGAAGTCGAAGGAGCCGCTGCCTATCGCCTGCGTCAACTCGTTGTTGTTGAAGCCCTCCTGCCGCGCCACGCCCAGGCTGGCGTTGAGGAACAGGATGTCGGAAAAGCGGTTGGCATAGCGCCCCTCGAAACGGTCCCCTTCGTCCTCCGCCTCCTCCGGGATCTCCAGCGGGGCGACTCCCACGCACTGCGAGGCAGTCTCGCAACGGAAGCGGGCATCGAAATGCGAGAAGCCGAAATCGAGCGTGCTTTGCGGGTCGAGATGGAAGCCGCCGGTGAGGCGCGATTCGATCACGTCGTTGGAGTCGGTGTCGATCACCCGGTTCCAGTAGGGACTGATGTAGGGACGCAGCGGGTCGTGGATCTCCTGTTGCGCCTTCTTCGCGTCGCGGTTCTTGGGGTACTTCTCCACCGCCTGGTCGATCTCGCGCACCGCGTTGCGGTCCTTCCCCTGCCAGTGGTGCACGCGCGCCAGGCCGATGAGGGCCGCCTCGTTGTTCGGATCCGCCTTGAGCACCTGCTTGTACCAGCGCTCCGACTCGAGGAGGTCCCCTTTCCAGGCGGAGATGTCGCCCATGCCGACCGCCGCTTCGATCGGATGGTCCTTGGCCGCGATCAGCGGCTCGTAGATTTCGCGCGCCTCCTCGAAGCGATTCTGC
This window of the Candidatus Polarisedimenticolia bacterium genome carries:
- a CDS encoding tetratricopeptide repeat protein gives rise to the protein MTRTRARTLILGLLVVSLAVGGAFAQADLKAKAEEAFRNDNYPEAVRLYEQIVAADPNDASSLKRLGLLYSWDNRLEESIGAYRKALALNPGDDEVKRELAKINSWAEHFAEAEAGYHELIQAHPEDATLKLDLARILGWQNRFEEAREIYEPLIAAKDHPIEAAVGMGDISAWKGDLLESERWYKQVLKADPNNEAALIGLARVHHWQGKDRNAVREIDQAVEKYPKNRDAKKAQQEIHDPLRPYISPYWNRVIDTDSNDVIESRLTGGFHLDPQSTLDFGFSHFDARFRCETASQCVGVAPLEIPEEAEDEGDRFEGRYANRFSDILFLNASLGVARQEGFNNNELTQAIGSGSFDFYLARNFGWGLGVSRQALFDTARIIDNHIRLSAADARVDWRFAERWRLRGGAQHAWFSDDNQRSVINVNVSVLLPVRRPRISVAYALRYLTYQDDEQDQLDNGYFAPTKFLSHLLVANISDNLFHRKMYYSVELTGGVQSFDRLLCTSDPDPDPATCPTDPESLDAGTDTVFGYELMGGWNIHRNVVFEAYYGRSDYAQQVASGFESHHYGYLFRFTF